A genome region from Glycine max cultivar Williams 82 chromosome 5, Glycine_max_v4.0, whole genome shotgun sequence includes the following:
- the LOC102668724 gene encoding U-box domain-containing protein 33, with the protein MEDVNRTPREAKDYYSRSIWLSETAQTFGNIKRSDRNVVDGRDSYGYNSQEIVTPEVSGAFDEIKGLIRVNDEGVGEESGDYGHYSRQSLTTEIVEIVEDGKSISNKDRRVDDLYVAVGKDDLDAVKWALDHAVSPGSRIFLIHVSSPITLIPTPVGKFERSKLTQQQVGIYVNEVNNKRKDLLQKYIQMSNEAKVTAETLLLESNDTEKAILDLISILNITNIVIGIKKLPYTRRKNKLSKGEFVKKHAPSSCEVTLVYNGEVLVSDPYMDGLVSYGLASQNKSHSKNNFFQCMCFSGWVREDNGSC; encoded by the exons ATGGAAGATGTGAATCGCACCCCAAGAGAAGCAAAGGATTACTATTCTAGATCAATATGGTTGTCAGAAACTGCGCAGACATTTGGGAATATCAAGAGAAGTGACAGAAATGTTGTTGATGGCAGAGATTCCTACGGCTATAACTCCCAAGAAATAGTGACTCCTGAAGTTTCTGGAGCATTCGATGAAATCAAAGGTTTAATCAGAGTTAATGATGAGGGTGTTGGTGAAGAAAGCGGTGACTATGGCCACTATTCTAGACAATCGTTGACAACAGAAATTGTAGAGATAGTTGAAGATGGCAAGAGCATAAGCAACAAAGATAGAAGAGTTGATGATCTTTATGTGGCTGTTGGCAAAGATGACTTGGATGCAGTGAAATGGGCTCTTGATCATGCAGTTTCTCCCGGTTCCCGGATTTTTCTTATCCATGTCTCTTCTCCAATCACATTGATTCCTACACCAG TTGGTAAGTTTGAAAGAAGTAAACTGACCCAGCAACAAGTGGGAATATACGTGAATGAGGTGAACAACAAGAGGAAGGATCTTTTGCAAAAGTACATTCAGATGAGTAATGAAGCCAAG GTAACTGCAGAAACGTTGCTCCTGGAAAGCAATGACACAGAAAAAGCAATTCTGGACCTCATCTCTATTCTCAACATAACCAACATTGTCATCGGAATCAAAAAGCTACCCTACACACG GCGCAAGAACAAATTGAGCAAAGGAGAGTTCGTAAAGAAACATGCACCGAGTTCCTGTGAAGTTACCTTGGTTTATAACGGCGAGGTGTTAGTGTCTGACCCTTACATGGATGGCTTGGTATCCTATGGCCTAGCATCGCAAAATAAAAGTCACTCGAAAAACAACTTCTTTCAGTGCATGTGCTTTTCAG GATGGGTGAGAGAAGACAATGGTAGTTGCTAG